The Cutaneotrichosporon cavernicola HIS019 DNA, chromosome: 3 region GAAGGGCGACGGGTACGACAACGATCACCGTGGAAGAGTCGTGGTCGATGGTAAGATGGTCGACTAGTATTTGTACAGTAGTAGATGCCGAGATACCGAGGGCTGGCACGTAAATCGTTCGCGCATTCCTGTGCCAAGGGATCTGACTTGGAGACGCGAGATGGATCTAAGCAGCGTGTACATTAGCGAACGAACCAGACGCGGGCCGTGAACGCGTGTTGGGCCGGGAAGCACAGGTCACGGTTGAGCGGTAGCCGGGCGTCAATGCCAAGTCATTTCCAACCTATTAGGTTAATTTGGTTCCGGTAATCAAGCGGAATCGCTTTTATATTGCTACTATCGGTTAATCACTACTACTCAAAGGCTAGAGTGTCTCATACGGCCCTACGAACACACACACACCCCCTACCCCGTaacccccctccccacacCGCCCCGTCCACAGTCGAGACAACCTTTTGTCCTCGACACTCTTGGTCTTGTTGCGTATGCTCCGTTCCCTCACTGGACGTATAAACGGAAGGACTCTGGTCCTCAACACCCACTCTCAACCCAAAcgcttcatctcctccgcGACGCGCGTTTCCTACCTTTACCGTTCATCAACCCCTCGCTCActcaccgccgccgtcgcagCCACCACCCCGTCCCTCATTTCACGACGTGCCAGCACCGCGGCCGCCACCCTTTCCCGGTACGTCACTATCACCGGCCTGCCGCGAGGCACAAGATTCCGTTGCAACGTTGCATGGCGCTGATACCTTGGATCTCCATCCCTTCGGCCTTGTCCGCTTCCTCTCCCTTGTCGCGGCCCATCATTGTGCTCCTGTGCTTCTGTGGCGTATGGTTTTGGTGGCTCCTTAACTCACGATTCGCGCTTGGTGAAACATACACGCAAACACTGGCAACGCCTTCCATTTCCACTTTGCCTCACAATCTTTTGCTTtcacctcccacctctcactcgtcgtcaacgtTCAACTCGACTCGTCTGGTGGTCGATCTTTGCCAATGGCTGTGCCCACTCGCGCACTGCCTCTTGCTGCTGCGCTGGTTCTCTTCTTCGCTTGGTTCTACAGGACGCccgaccttcctccgcccTCTGTCCCGCTCTggcgcctcgccgagcaaTCGCCTTCCATGACCGTCCCCATTCCCTCCCTCGACTttccgcctccgccgcctaTCCCCACTGCGACCGGAAAGGTCGACATCAAGCTTCCCCCGACTGAGGACCGCGAGCATCGCTACTTGACGCTTCCCAATGGTCTCGAGGTCATTATCGTGTCCGACCCAAAGTCTGACAAGGCTGCCGCTTCGATGGACGTTGGCGTCGGGCACCTGTCCGATCctgtcgacctcgcgggCTGCGCCCACTTCTGGTACGCTGGAGAACGTAAAACTGCTGACGACGTAGCGAGCACCTGATGTTCATGGGAACCAAGACTGtacaccttccctcacgGCACCACTGACTCTAGTTCCCTTCCGAGAATGAATACTCGTCGTATCTCTCGGCCCACAACGGCCAGAGCAACGCCTGGACTGCCATGTGCAACACCAATTACTACTTTGACGTTGCGCCCGACGCGCTTGAAGGCGCGCTTGACCGCTTCTCGGGCTTCTTCACCGAGCCCCTCTTCTCCGAGGACTGCACAGAGCGCGAGATCAAGGCTGTCAACTCGGAGCACCAGAAGAACATCCAGCACGACCGATGGCGTGCCTTCCAGCTCGAAAAGTCGCTGTCCAAGCCCGGGCACGTCTACGGCAAGTTTGGCACTGGCAACCTCAAGACGCTGTGGGAGGAGCCCCGCGCTGACGGCCGCGACCCGCGCCAGCAGCTCATCGAGTGGTGGAAGAAGGAGTACTGCGCGCGACGCATgaagctcgccgtcgcgggCCGCGAGGACCTTGACACTCTGGAGCGCATGGTCCGCGAGCGCTTTGACCGCGTCCCCGTCCGCACCGAGGGCGCTCCGGCTACCGGCCCTGACGGCGTTCGCGTGACTTTCGAGGATCACCCGTACGGTCCAGAGGAGCGTGGTGTGAGTCACTTGCCTCTTTAAAGTTCCCATGCACGGGAGCGAACCTCGTTTCTCGTCGGACATGCTAACAATCAGCTTGTCACTTTTGCCAAGTCTGTGCGCGACGTCCGTGGGCTGGAGATTGTTGTTCCTGTCCCCGACCTTCACCACTTGTCCCACATTAAGCCGTTCAACTTCATGGGCCACTTTATCGGCCACGAGGGCCGTGGGTCTCTTCTCTCCTACCTCAAGCAGCAGGGCTGGTGCAACCAGCTCTCGGCTGGGGCCTCGCACGATGGCAACGGCTTCGGTTTCTTCAAGGTCACCATGCAGCTGACCCCTCAGGGCCTGGGTGAGTTACATTAATGTCGCTTCTACTGACAACCAGAGGCCTGGCGcgatgtcgtcctcgccgtcttcAAGTACTTTGACCTCCTGCGTGCTTCGCCTCCCTCGGAGACGGCATTCAAGGAGATCAGCCAGCTTGCCAACATCTCGTTCAAGTACGCTGACCGTGGCGAGACCCGCGACTATGTCACCCTGCTGGCCGGCTGGATGCAGCAGCCCGTCGAACGCGACCAGATTGTTAGCTCCAACTggctgctcggcgagtgGGACGCCGAATTAATGACCGAGGCGTTCCAGTTGCTTGACCCCCGCCAATGTACAGTCAGCATCCTCAGCAAGGAGCTGCCCAAGGACGTGCCGGCCACCTACGACTTGAAGGAGGCCGTTTACGGCACTGAGTACCACCGCGAGCGCTTAACCGAAGCGTTCCTCGCTGAGGCAACCACTGGCGAGCCCATTCCcgctctccacctcccgGACCCTAACCGCTTCATTCCTGAGGACCTCAGCGTCGAGAAGCGCAACGTGGAGAAGCCTACCATTCGGcccgagctcctccgcgacaACGAACTCTCGCGTCTCTGGCACAAGCACGACGACCGCTTCTGGCTGCCGAAGACCAACGTCCACTTGGAACTTCGCAGCCCTCTGATGGAGGCCACGCCTCGTACAGCGGTCCTCACCCGTCTCCTCTGCGACGCGTTCACAGACTCGATCACCGAGGACATctacgacgccgagctcgccgagctgtcGTTCCACCTGTGGTACTCGGGCGACTCGATGGGTGTCCTCATTGGCGGCTTCAGCGACAAGCTCCCCTTGCTCACTGAGACCATGTTGACCAAGCTCATGAACTTCACGGTCGACCCTAACCGCtttgacaagctcgtctACCAGGCCAAGATGCAGTGGTCCAACTTCCCTCTCGCCGAGCCCTACCAGGTCGCGCACTACTGGTCGACCTACGTGACGGCGCAGCGCGTGTGGTCTCCCGAAgagaagctcaaggagctcgatcACATTTCGGCTGACGACGTCCAGGCGTTCAGCCGCGAGGTCTTCCAGAGATTGTacctcgagacgctcgTGCATGGCAACCTCTCTGCGGAGAATGCCAAGAGTTTGCAGGACACTCTGGAGCGTATCATCTCTGCTCGCGCTCTCGCACCCGCCGAGCACAACGACCGTCGTACCCTGCTTCTCCCGGAGAAATCGCTGAGTGTGTGGGAGCTGCCGGTTAAGAACCCTGCCGAACCCAACAACTGCGTCGTGTACTGTCTGTACACTGGCGAGGTTACTAACCCGgtcgcgcgtgcgcgcctcATGCTGCTAGGTCAGATTGTCCAGGAGCCCGCGTTCAACCAACTCCGCACCAAGGAGCAGCTTGGTTACATCACCATGGCGCAGGCGACTAGCACCGGATTGCGGGTAATCGTCCAGTCGGAGCGCGACCCGGTCTATGTCGAGACGCGCATCGAGTCGTTCCTCACGTCCATCAAGGACACCATCACGAACATGAGCGACGAAGAGTTTgaccgccaccgccaggCGCTCATCcacaagaaggaggagcagccCAAGAAtctgggcgaggagagccgGAGGTTCTGGTCGCGCATCACCGACAAGTACTACGAGTTTGGCAAGAGGGCCACGGACATTGCTCAGCTACGCAAGACGACCAAGCAGGACGTGCTCGACATGTACCTGTCGGCAATCGACCCATCTTCGTCTACCCGCAGCAAGCTGTCGGTGCACCTCCGCAGCCAGGTCAAGCCTGGTTCGAAGGCCACCCTCGATCCCGCTGCCGCGCaggctctcctcgccgcgttTGGCAAGCACGGAGTGACTGTCGACCAGGCAGCGGTTGGCGCCCTCCTGGCGACCAAGCCTGCGCCCGAGGAGCTGCAGACCTTTGCGAACAAGGCTGTAGAGGCTGCCAACGTGtcggaggaggccaagactgagctcgacggcctgattgtcgcgctcgctgccCAGCCCAACGGCACCGGTAGTGTCAGCGGTaccgaggaggctgagccCCAGCTCTCGGCAGGGAACGTCTACATCAGCGACGTGCACCAATTCAAGGCGCTCATGACGCCCAACAAGGCTGCTGTGCCGCTCGAGCCGCTCGCCGTGTCCAAGCTCTAGAATAGAGAGCTACACTTATAGTTTGTAGTATTGGGTATGACCGTTCATTGACAGTGCGCGTGGTGTGAATGCGTGTGGAGCATGTAATGCGAGTGCATTCGAGGTCTGTGGGCGATATGCGCAGCATGCTTCTGAGCTGGGAGCAGCGGCGTGAGAGCAGCTTAGCTTCCTTTGTCAAAAGAGCTGAACAGCGCCGTGGATAGGACTGGTCaatcctcctctcctctcctcctcctcttcaaACCTTGCATTCTGAACAGCGCTGGGGACGTAAATTCACCTGGAAGCCGTGTTTCAGTCCACCAAACGAGACTCGCACCAGCCACAGCGTAGTTCACTCCCTAATTTGAACCACGTTCTGATAATCCAACTGGCATAATCCCTCACCGCGTCCCGCACAACCTTGTTGATCACACGTGGCATCGAGCTATTGCTACTGCAATGGTGAAATCCAACATCGTCCAGAGGGTCAAGTATGAAAACGCCCATACTTTGTGTGATGGGTTCCAAGACAAGTCAAATAGCAACACGGTGCCAAACAAGTAACGTGCGAAAACAATACTATACATCCACTAGACCACGGCCTCTTCTACGCCCTCCATATCCATCTCTTCCGACTGACGCCTCTTGGCCAGGATGGGCCTGTACTCGTTGTCCGGTAGCTCAAACTTGTGTGTCAGCTCATTTTGGGGGCAATCGTACCTCAGACTTGCGCTCGACCGAGGGGGGGACGGGCATGCCGAATGCGCGGAcacgcttcttcttgccgttATCTACCTCCAACTCGCGCTTCCGCGCTGCTTTCTCCAGCACGGACATGGGAATGGTGGGGGTCGTCAGGTCTGGTGGTAGACGCGGAGCGAGCGGCGCAGACTGAGGAATGCCCTGTGGCGTCCACCATCGGTTGACAGGTGGGCGGGGGGATGTCTGAGGCGCTGCAGGAGGATGAGCCGCGGCGGGAGTGTGTGGGGTCCAGACGGGCTTGGGAAATGAGGGAGATACAGGAGACGTGGGTGGGAGGGTAGGGGTTGCGAGTGGGGGTGGTAGGTTGTGTGGCGGGAAAGGGGTCGGTGTGTGAGGAGCGGCTTGTGCTGTTGCTGCGTGTGCTGCCGCCGGTGTCGCCGCGGCATGTGCTGCCACTGGACGCGCTGCGTCATGTGCTGCGGTCCAAGGCGTTATCTGCGCTGGCCCAAGTGAAGGGACAGGAGCATCTGGGAGATGTGGGTCTCTCCACCGCGCTGGTGGCGAGTGCTGTGAAGGTAATGAACGCCAAGCCGCGCTCTCGTTACCTGGAACCTGCGTCTTGCGATCAAGATCAACAGGCTTGCGATCGACTTGAGCAATCTCCGGCTTGCGATCCGGACCCGGATTTGTTCTATCTGGCGGTCTCGGGGCACCCAACGGCGCAAACGTCAACTTGGTTTGCACGAGCCCCGACTGCGCCCGCAGCCTGATacgtggtggtggtggcggttGCGCGCTTCGGTCCTTGGGAGGCTTGCGGCCActtgacgtcggcgacggctgGGGGGTGAGTGAGCTACGTGCGGGAAGGCGGAGGATAATCTTCTTGCGTGGCGGCGTTGGAGGCGGCGTAGGTGACGGCGGATCACTTAAGCTCGAGTCGGTATCTGGATCAGGTTCGGGAGTTGTGTGCGCGCGCTTGCGCGGCGACGTCTCGGGGTTGACGGAATGCAGGCGACTCGGACCGCGtttcttctccttctgcctcggcggcgagtcTGGAGGATCCAAGAACCGGGGTCTGCATCAGCAtctccatcctcatcctctgcGAAACTCACTTTTTACTCTCGGCCGTGTTTGGCAAAAGCTGGTCGTAGCGATTAAGCAGTTCTCGTCCCTCACGGATTAGGCGACGGCGAAGCCAGTCCGCTCCCTCTGCAGCTAACTTTGCGCGTCCCCGATCCCATCCCCCATCGGGGCGGGAGAGGACACCACCAACGACAGCAGCCCACTGCGGCACGGCAAGCGCGCGGAGGTGGTCGACGCGAGAACGCATCTTGTACCGCTCAAAGCTGAGTGTTTCGCGTTCACGGATACGCTGTCGTCGCTCAAAGACTTCAAATTTCCGGTGCTGCTTCTCGTAGTATGCGTCCGACGTGTCCTCGCCAATCTGGGTCAGTGCCAGTTCCGAACAATGAAACGACCCACCTCGTGTCCGACGAGACCGCCGCGTAGCCGTTTTGCCGGCGAGTGGGGGACATGCGCGCGGGCGGCAgcaagctcctcgcgcgcctcttCACGGTCATCCTCACCTGCGCGCACGAACacccagctcggcgtctCGATACGTGGGCGCGATGggcccgcctcgcgctgcgGTGGGATGGGATCTGCGGGCTCGATCTTAGCCTTAGCCTTGATCGCGATCGTGTACGGTTTCGGCGTGATGAGCGCGCACGGCAACGTCGCAAGCGTAATCTGCAGTGTCTTGGGTGGGCAAGAACTGCGGTCGGCTACTGTTAGATTGTTATTGCAATGTGAGACGTACCGTACCGCTCGAGCCAGTCGACgaccatctcctcgagttCGCGTATCCCCTCCGCTCCGCCTGCTGCGCGCCGGATGCGGGCTGGCAAAACGCGGCGTTCCGGCGCtttgcccttcttctcatCGTTCGCCTCGCTCGTTGGCGTGAGGGGTGAACTCGCGGCCGACACGTCGCTCGACGCGTTGTCTGAGAGCCCACGCGGGCGCAAAGTCAGGCGCGCGCTGGGTCCGAGCGCGTCCCCCGCCGTTGTACGTGCTGACGCCGATGTGGATGCTCccacgcgcggcgagccGCGGGGAGGCATGGTGGTGTCGCTTTGCTAGGAATGATGTCTTGACGACAAATGCTCGACTCAAATTGCCACCATCATGAATGGCGTGAAACGGGCAGGGCACGCGCCCGCCCAacttggcctcctccacccaaccttcccccgCCGTACCACCGTGCCGTACCATACTGTGTCATTGCCGCCACGTTTATCAAACAGCATGTGACCGTATCCATCAGCAAGTTCAACCTTGCCTTGTCATCTCCATTAGGCTACACTTTCCAATCCAATCCAATTCAATACCGTTCTTTGCCCTCGTACATTACATACATTACATTCAGTCTACTACAGTAGTGCGACAAAAGCTGGCTTGGCCCTAAAGCAACACGGAGCAACGTGGGTGCCACATCCTGACAGCTCGTCACGTCCCCTACTCAGCCGGtggtgctgctgctggcggcggtggcagcTCCTCACCCCTCCGCAATGCAGCTGCAGCGGCCGCGCCCTGCCCAGAGCGCTTGTAGTTGGTGAACTGGCGCGAGAGATGCAACGACGTCATAAAGTCGCCCGGGTACATCTTGATgatctggggtcagctctATACATGAAACCACAGCTCACCTTGTTGTACAGGATCTTGCGCATGTTCAGCTCGCTGGACTGGCCTTGAATCGGCTGGCCCCATTCTTCCATCTTCTTGTTGATCTCGACCATCTCCTGCGTGTTCTCAACGAGCTGGCGGAAGATGTCCTTGAGGTCCTGGTCCTGTGCAAAGTAGGGCATCTTTTTGAGCTCGTTCTTCTTATCGCTGGCCATGTCGTCGATCAACTCTTGCTGCTCCTGCTTCTCCTGGTACTCGCGCTGTTGCCTCGCCCAGTCATCCTGCATCTCGTCAAGATGCggctcaaggagctccTTCCATTGCATCaggccttcctcctcacacGCCTGCAGCCATTTCCAGTACTCATGGTAGCACAACTTGAGCACGAGTTTCTGTTGTCAGATTGAATAACACTAGCGAAACTCACGCCAAGAGTCAACTTGTTGTATGGCAACATCCCACAGAGCGCCAACACGaacgccttctccttgaaCGCTTCATAGCGCGTGTCGGTCGGctccttgtcgacgacgcagaGCAGGTCGTGATGGAATGCGGCCTCGCCAGCGTGCTGAAGCAGCGCCTTGAGATGCTCGGGGAACTTGCCCTTGTTGTTGGGATCCCAACCGTCTTCTGTCAGCGTCAGGACCAGAGTTCACTTACGCATTGTGCTCGCGTAGCGCAACTGACGCAATTCGTGCGCCACTTCCCCTGGGAAGGAGTCGTAAGGAGGCAGATATTTCTCCTCTTTCGGAGCATTCCTGAATAGCGAGCGGTCGATGAGTCCTTCGGTAGGGTCCCCTCCTTCAGGTGAGGGGGACATCGCGCCTGGGTGGTGTGAGCAACGAACGCTGAACAGGTAGAGAGCAAAGGCTGGGCCCGAGGTGCGTCGCGCCGGTCGCGCGAGTGAATCGCCGGTGCATCAAGAGTCCAGCTCGGCTGTGATGCTCGACAAGAGCAACAGTAAAGTCAACTCACGATAGCGAACGGGCCTTGGTTGAGATgggccgtcgtcgtcgtcgatgacaATGACTTCCTGTCTGTTCGACCTTGCGTCGCTCTTGGGCTTGAACTTCTCCCGGAGGGCGGCTGAGAGACTTGGGCGCGCCTCTCGCGGAGTCTTAACTCCCCGGCGCACAGGCTTGGGCCGTTTCGGTCCTCCGCCTTCTCTGGTTGGGTCAGCAACGTTCCCAACGACACTCACTCCTCCAAGAGCTCAAGCGGGCCCTGGTGGACAAAGAATCCCTCCTTCTTCGGACGCGCGACGTGCGTCGGGAGGTCGATGTAGacgtccgagtcgtcgatAAATTCGTCGTTCAAGTCGTACAGCTCACgtggcgcgcggcggcctgACTTGGTcggctgtcgtcagcccTGTCACGAGCAGGactcaccttcttcttcttgcccgTCTTGCCATAGTTGGCCcacttggcctcgagccgTGCAGCAATAGCCTCGGCGTCTCTGGCCTCATCGCCAAAGCCAGAAGGTCCGAACGGGTCAGGACGCGGCCCTTCGCCGTTCTCCCCCTCGATGCCTTCGGGAGCACCGTCAGGTGGTCCCTCGCCGTTCTCCTGGGCGATcatgtcctcgacaacgacaTACGGTACGCCATTGGCGTCCTGCAGCTCGTATCCGGCCTTTGCGGCCTCCTGTAGAAAGTTCCACTCGAGCATGCCTTCATCTGGCAACtggacctcgaggcggatagtcggcatgggcggcggaggcggcgcaagGTCCtcggacggcgagcgcttgcgcttcttcttcttcggcttctcgtccttggtctcgCCATCGGGCTTGGCTTGACCGTTGGCAGTGGAGTCATCAGGCTCCTTCTTGACGGCGTCACCGAGGTTGATATCGGCTCCGTCTGggccgtcgagcgcgatAATGTCCTACGCTTCAGCTACATCCGTTGAATGCActcacgtcgtcgtcgtcatcgtcgtcgtcatcatcatcatcctcgctgtcatcgtcctcatcgtcgtcttcgtcgtcatcatcatcgtcgtcgtcatccaccTCGATTGGCTCGCCAGAACCGGccccgtcgtcctcgagccgTTCGTCAATCGCCATCGCAGCGTCGGGTTCGTCCACCGTGTCGACAGCGGAGGGAGTCACCGCGCGTGACGCGATGCGCGAGCCAGTGCGGGGTGATTCGTCAGATgcgttgacgaggttgcTGATCGCATTGCGCGATGGCGTGTTCGGGTTGGACCGACCTGGGTCATGGTCTGATGGGGAGTGCGGCCGCTTTGTTGGTGAGAGAGAGTTGAAGGGTGATCGATGAACCGAGGGTGGACCGCGATTTGAAGTCGCCGAGGGGGATGCTgcgggggaaggtggaaTGACTCGCGGAGGTGATGGGTCCTTGTTGAGTAAGGAGGAAAGCATCGTTACAGAGGCCCTGGGCCAGTCCTATGCATGGAGGAGGCCCGGGTGGGGAGTAGAATGGGTGTCTCTGAACTTGGATGGGGAGAGGTTATGTGAACAGGGGTGGTTGTTGGTGGATGGGATTGAGTTTTCTATGCAGTGGGTTTGAGAGGTGAGGTGTTGATGGTGGGGAAGACTGCgtggatggtggtgggaggggtgggaggggcAATGTGCTTTGCAGTGGCGGGTGTGGGTTGCCTGGGGGTTGCCTGCCTGCCTGGGGTTTGCCTGAGGTGGAAATGTTTCGGAGCAACAAGGCCGCGTTTGCTACTCGCCCAGCCTGCTACAAGTGGCCTTGTGTGCTTGTGGTTGTGGAGGCCTGCGGGGATATTGGTGGCATACTGTATTGGCTTATTGGTATGTAGAGCCGTTTGTCGTGAGTCGCGGAGGGACCGGAGAACCGCATGAACCGTGGGGAAGGAACTTGTTCATCTACACGCGGTTCCTCGCGAGTGCTAAGTAAACGGAATCAACAATCAACGAATATTCAAGGGCATGTCGATGTAGACATTTTCCCAACCCGAAAcagaggtggaggttgaccAATTGCTGGTCCAAATGGTCAATTTACCTCTAATACGAAATACAAATATCATTGATACAAGTTATTAGCATCTTCAGGGGGGGCACCCAAGCTAAGCCGGCAAAGGGGAATTAGAAGGTTCCAAACTATCTGAAAGGTTGTTTCCAGTACCGAGTAAGAGTTGGACGGCATGCGCGATACTGTACGTCAACGCACATGCGGATACAAGTATACACCAAGTGGTcatgggagatggaggcggcgggggGTTGTTGTTGCGTTCACAACGCAACGTCACGAAAGTCGCGCTCTTCCACGAGTTCCTGGCATGTTGAGGGTTTCAAGTCTACCCTGGGGTATTAGTACTATTTTGCGTGCACCCCAGTGTTCAATTTGATTCCGCCTCATTCGTTGGATTGGAGGTGGTTGCTTGGGTCCTCCTAATAACCCTTACTTTTGACCTGTTTGAAAGGCATAAAGGCAATGTAAGGGAGATCTGAGATTCAGGGACTCTTGTGCCGATCTCGCAGACCTCCCTTTTGCTTCACAGCTCGCAGCCCAAGGGCCCTTGTGAATCCTTCCCTCACAGCACGTATACCTCCCAAACCACAAACTTGTCCTTGCATCCAACTCTCTCCACCTCACACCTCACATCACACAACACAAACCAAACTCAACTCAACTCACGATGCTGTTCGCAGCacccctcgtcctcctcgctctctcCGCTAtcggcgtgcgcgctgGCAAGATGACCGAAGGCGAAGCCTGCGAGTGCGTCCTTTCTCTTGCCCTTGCTCCATCACCAGCTAACGCTCAGCCCGTCCCGCAACCGCCTCGACCAGGGCACCTACAACTTCCTTAGCGACTGTGACCCCCAGACGTATTGCGGGCCAGACAACACTTGCCTCAAGCGCGGATGTCGTCGCGACATTGTAAGGTCCTTTGCACGGCGCCACTGACGCGACAGTACCCCTACGGCTACTATGGTACACCGTACGACCAGCTCCCTTCCCTCTGCAAAGAGACCGAGTTGTACGTCTCCCCCAGCTCCTCTGCGGCCCCCTGACATATAGCTGCCCCGACGAGGGAAGTGGTTGCCTACCCAAGAGCCCGCTGGGCGGCCCTTGCCAGAAAGATCGCGATGGTCAGTTGCACACCTTTGTCTCGATGATCTGACGTGTCAGACCAGTGCCAGCCCCCACCCAACCAGAAGGATCTGGCGTCGTACCTCAACGTCAATGGATCGATCTGCCTCGGCTTCCAGTGCTACTATGCCAACGTGGAGATTGGCCAGCCTTGCATCTTTGACAACACTTGGTACGAGGGCATTGCGGACGACGGCACCACATTCTCGTACATGGTCTCGCGTGACAACTGCCGCAAGAACACGTACTGCGACGGCTCGACGGCTCTGTGCAACCAGAAGCGCGACAAGGGCCAGGGATGCACGGCCAACAAGGAGTGCAAGTCGTACAACTGCGTCATCGCCAAATCTGGAGAGTCTGGCGTGTGTGGTCgtgaggccgacgagcccctcaagcccaagacGTGGGTGTACGTGGTGATTGGCCTCGCAATCGTCATCTGTCTCGTTGGCGTCATGGGGGGCCTGTggctcctccaccgccgcgcgcgcgaggagaacCAGGTCAAGCTCCAGGAGTACTACAACGAGCAGATTGCGTACCG contains the following coding sequences:
- a CDS encoding uncharacterized protein (HPC2 and ubinuclein domain), with product MLSSLLNKDPSPPRVIPPSPAASPSATSNRGPPSVHRSPFNSLSPTKRPHSPSDHDPGRSNPNTPSRNAISNLVNASDESPRTGSRIASRAVTPSAVDTVDEPDAAMAIDERLEDDGAGSGEPIEVDDDDDDDDDEDDDEDDDSEDDDDDDDDDDDDDIIALDGPDGADINLGDAVKKEPDDSTANGQAKPDGETKDEKPKKKKRKRSPSEDLAPPPPPMPTIRLEVQLPDEGMLEWNFLQEAAKAGYELQDANGVPYVVVEDMIAQENGEGPPDGAPEGIEGENGEGPRPDPFGPSGFGDEARDAEAIAARLEAKWANYGKTGKKKKPTKSGRRAPRELYDLNDEFIDDSDVYIDLPTHVARPKKEGFFVHQGPLELLEEEGGGPKRPKPVRRGVKTPREARPSLSAALREKFKPKSDARSNRQEVIVIDDDDGPSQPRPVRYRAMSPSPEGGDPTEGLIDRSLFRNAPKEEKYLPPYDSFPGEVAHELRQLRYASTMQDGWDPNNKGKFPEHLKALLQHAGEAAFHHDLLCVVDKEPTDTRYEAFKEKAFVLALCGMLPYNKLTLGKLVLKLCYHEYWKWLQACEEEGLMQWKELLEPHLDEMQDDWARQQREYQEKQEQQELIDDMASDKKNELKKMPYFAQDQDLKDIFRQLVENTQEMVEINKKMEEWGQPIQGQSSELNMRKILYNKIIKMYPGDFMTSLHLSRQFTNYKRSGQGAAAAAALRRGEELPPPPAAAPPAE
- the STE23 gene encoding uncharacterized protein (Middle or third domain of peptidase_M16), translated to MPRDVGYGYEQKPDIPQSGSGYPYHVGASIGPSAPYYYSNEYNYSSYNLDEGPDGAGDRPPPLKRGDACLYCRKRRIRCSATKPSCHHCTKLNRDCVYDVGKPVSRVRKLENRIQELEQHLAQAHAAVADANGRAAHAHAQAQVHPSVRPPMPMGVVDVNNGMHMSYNATQSQGPPGPPPPHGPPGPPGPPGGSAVRPEGPSPPAQSTMAYSFPPGTIDKSTVDITVLDNFQPAPGMRTMASRVGQTVPTYAPLQPVHLPPIPGPQPDHPNHPMPTRPPQQPQPSQSQMPGQRRPTDFDWDTLDPEFMSMQPQFGYSQSTAGGGPSGSQAKAERLSPPQPGPATSPYQQYNQATVAHAGVLTANHNHAYMSAAAQDITGRVSGAFIEETEDDESPGASTLPREWTDFDLVGGWYDPNDLPKQARDELLNQFFSSNKTRLSRGYNIPRFKAALDMAPTKRPHPCLVYAMYALVALFSPAPKLKRLEDHFYQIASAQLTNAVKAVDRPFDATRAATILTVYNYSQAYYQAAAMMIGQAARLAFSCGLHQIPSSVFQPSRIPTDPNRGRLLGVMRSRAWLLFPPKDSIELGERIWAFWNIYIVDRTGAIGSQQPASIPDYEVRTPFPKPLYEYELGLTTHKDDYTLNSGDDDVNPPPEMPSDMDAYSTILYIRSLALLERASKLMYLPVERDSPVYDHLTPSSIASDMSGTGSATFEPRHEIPEMTSVSPSSDIDDYLNYQNYAAENMPMRQMAAAAAAKSRMRCARLRTPKAYGKVHAALLRLEADLPPDHRTPWGKWDGRLGAWLYNNPSREWSTVTFLRGCAWMFLFDVYSYQAENPAAVAVARRLAHTIKALFPQGLASDFDVFISIVWFFISNILIRETKRLQAIGDSAGAADIEADFNIVLEALKVYGKRHDIARIQVRRAEGMRQATLDEMEFMKGDGYDNDHRGRVVVDATTPSLISRRASTAAATLSRTPDLPPPSVPLWRLAEQSPSMTVPIPSLDFPPPPPIPTATGKVDIKLPPTEDREHRYLTLPNGLEVIIVSDPKSDKAAASMDVGVGHLSDPVDLAGCAHFCEHLMFMGTKTFPSENEYSSYLSAHNGQSNAWTAMCNTNYYFDVAPDALEGALDRFSGFFTEPLFSEDCTEREIKAVNSEHQKNIQHDRWRAFQLEKSLSKPGHVYGKFGTGNLKTLWEEPRADGRDPRQQLIEWWKKEYCARRMKLAVAGREDLDTLERMVRERFDRVPVRTEGAPATGPDGVRVTFEDHPYGPEERGLVTFAKSVRDVRGLEIVVPVPDLHHLSHIKPFNFMGHFIGHEGRGSLLSYLKQQGWCNQLSAGASHDGNGFGFFKVTMQLTPQGLEAWRDVVLAVFKYFDLLRASPPSETAFKEISQLANISFKYADRGETRDYVTLLAGWMQQPVERDQIVSSNWLLGEWDAELMTEAFQLLDPRQCTVSILSKELPKDVPATYDLKEAVYGTEYHRERLTEAFLAEATTGEPIPALHLPDPNRFIPEDLSVEKRNVEKPTIRPELLRDNELSRLWHKHDDRFWLPKTNVHLELRSPLMEATPRTAVLTRLLCDAFTDSITEDIYDAELAELSFHLWYSGDSMGVLIGGFSDKLPLLTETMLTKLMNFTVDPNRFDKLVYQAKMQWSNFPLAEPYQVAHYWSTYVTAQRVWSPEEKLKELDHISADDVQAFSREVFQRLYLETLVHGNLSAENAKSLQDTLERIISARALAPAEHNDRRTLLLPEKSLSVWELPVKNPAEPNNCVVYCLYTGEVTNPVARARLMLLGQIVQEPAFNQLRTKEQLGYITMAQATSTGLRVIVQSERDPVYVETRIESFLTSIKDTITNMSDEEFDRHRQALIHKKEEQPKNLGEESRRFWSRITDKYYEFGKRATDIAQLRKTTKQDVLDMYLSAIDPSSSTRSKLSVHLRSQVKPGSKATLDPAAAQALLAAFGKHGVTVDQAAVGALLATKPAPEELQTFANKAVEAANVSEEAKTELDGLIVALAAQPNGTGSVSGTEEAEPQLSAGNVYISDVHQFKALMTPNKAAVPLEPLAVSKL